One window of the Populus nigra chromosome 4, ddPopNigr1.1, whole genome shotgun sequence genome contains the following:
- the LOC133691785 gene encoding LOW QUALITY PROTEIN: pentatricopeptide repeat-containing protein At1g06143-like (The sequence of the model RefSeq protein was modified relative to this genomic sequence to represent the inferred CDS: deleted 1 base in 1 codon), protein MSSNCYSIQTIVNHLKHCTKLKQLQSMYAVMVKTNTNQDCYLMNQFISALSTFNRMDYAVLAYTQMEIPNVFVYNAMIKGFVQSYQPVQALELYVQMLRANVSPTSYTFPSLIKACGLVSQLRFAEAVHGHVWRNGFDSHVFVQTSLVDFYSSMGRIEESVRVFDEMPERDVFAWTTMVSGLVRVGDMSSAGRLFDMMPDRNLATWNTLIDGYARLREVDVAELLFNQMPARDIISWTTMINCYSQNKRFREALGVFNEMAKHGISPDEVTMATVISACAHLGALDLGKEIHYYIMQHGFNLDVYIGSALIDMYAKCGSLDRSLLMFFKLREKNLFCWNSVIEGLAVHGYAEEALAMFDKIEREKIKPNGVTFVSVLSACNHAGLIEEGRKRFASMTRDHSIPPGVEHYGCMVDLLSKAGLLEEALQLIRTMKLEPNAVIWGALLSGCKLHRNLEIAQVAANKLMVLEPGNSGYYTLLVNMNAEVNRWGEAAKIRLTMKEQGVEKRCPGSSWIEMESQVHQFAASDKSHAASDEIYSLLAELDGQMKLAGYVPELCEAETVEQRRSSISHEKGNVPVNPGCFGANTEASILWTWYQRSGCDRRHLLYRRTFYGALYMIALAAGSGGTKPNASTMGLINLMIFNLKKTKSYHSLIALGYALPTMGVAVSIIVFLVSTPFYRNKLPPVSLFTRMDQVIVASVRKWKVPVPGDPKQLHELSLDEYIGSGKFGIAYTSSLGFLDKAAVESGSRSLWMLFPVTQVEETKQMIKVLPVWAATFIPSTILAQVHTLFIKQGTVLDRSMGPHFEIPPACLTAFVTISMLISLAIYDRYFVLMARHYMKRPRGITLLQRMGIGFMLHVIVMITACLAERKRLSVAREHNIIGKNEVVPLSIFILLPQFVLMGVADNFVEAAKIGFFYDQAREGMKSLGNSYIATFLGIGNFLISFLLSTVSKITKKHA, encoded by the exons ATGTCTTCTAACTGTTATTCAATTCAAACCATAGTTAACCACTTAAAGCACTGCACCAAGCTGAAACAGCTACAATCCATGTATGCTGTCATGGTCAAAACCAATACAAACCAAGATTGTTACTTAATGAATCAATTTATATCAGCTCTTTCTACTTTTAACCGTATGGATTATGCAGTTTTAGCCTATACCCAGATGGAAATTCCTAATGTTTTTGTGTATAATGCAATGATTAAAGGGTTTGTTCAAAGCTATCAACCAGTTCAGGCTCTTGAATTGTACGTTCAAATGCTAAGAGCTAATGTTTCTCCTACAAGTTATACATTTCCTTCGTTGATAAAAGCTTGTGGCTTGGTATCACAGTTGAGGTTTGCAGAAGCTGTTCATGGTCATGTTTGGAGAAATGGGTTTGATTCACACGTGTTTGTTCAAACTTCTTTGGTTGATTTTTACTCAAGTATGGGTAGAATTGAAGAATCTGTAAgggtgtttgatgaaatgcctGAAAGAGATGTCTTTGCTTGGACTACAATGGTTTCTGGTCTTGTGCGGGTCGGTGACATGAGTTCTGCTGGGAGATTGTTTGATATGATGCCTGATAGGAATTTAGCTACTTGGAATACTTTGATTGATGGGTATGCAAGATTGAGAGAAGTTGATGTGGCGGAGTTGTTGTTTAATCAAATGCCTGCAAGAGATATTATTTCATGGACTACAATGATCAATTGTTATTCTCAGAATAAGAGATTTAGAGAAGCATTGGGGGTTTTTAATGAGATGGCAAAACATGGGATCAGCCCAGATGAAGTGACCATGGCAACTGTGATTTCAGCTTGTGCTCATCTTGGAGCCCTTGACTTAGGGAAGGAAATACATTACTACATTATGCAGCATGGATTTAACCTTGATGTCTACATAGGTTCGGCATTGATTGATATGTATGCTAAGTGTGGGAGTCTAGATAGGTCCCTTTTGATGTTCTTCAAGTTGCGAGAGAAGAATTTGTTCTGTTGGAATTCAGTGATTGAAGGGCTTGCTGTTCATGGATATGCAGAAGAAGCACTGGCAATGTTTGACAAGATAGAGAGGGAGAAAATTAAGCCAAATGGGGTTACATTTGTAAGTGTTTTAAGTGCCTGCAATCATGCAGGACTTATTGAAGAAGGTCGTAAGAGGTTTGCGAGTATGACACGAGATCATTCCATCCCTCCTGGAGTTGAACATTATGGATGCATGGTTGATCTCTTGAGCAAAGCTGGCTTGCTTGAAGAAGCACTGCAATTGATAAGAACAATGAAGTTGGAACCTAATGCTGTTATTTGGGGTGCGTTGCTAAGTGGATGTAAGCTTCACAGGAACTTGGAGATTGCTCAGGTTGCTGCTAATAAATTGATGGTTTTGGAGCCTGGCAACAGTGGATATTACACTCTTTTGGTTAACATGAATGCTGAAGTTAACAGATGGGGCGAGGCTGCAAAGATCAGGTTAACCATGAAGGAGCAGGGGGTAGAAAAAAGATGCCCTGGGTCCAGTTGGATCGAGATGGAAAGTCAAGTTCATCAATTTGCGGCATCTGATAAATCTCATGCAGCTTCTGATGAGATTTACTCTTTGCTGGCTGAATTAGATGGGCAGATGAAGTTAGCGGGCTACGTACCTGAACTATG TGAAGCAGAGACAGTGGAGCAGAGGCGTAGTTCGATCTCACATGAAAAAG GAAATGTCCCTGTTAACCCTGGCTGTTTCGGTGCCAACACTGAGGCCTCCATCTTGTGGACATGGTATCAAAGAAGC GGATGTGACCGAAGGCATCTGCTTTACAGAAGGACATTCTATGGTGCGTTGTACATGATAGCATTAGCAGCTGGTTCTGGTGGAACCAAGCCTAATGCATCCACCATGGGACTGataaatttgatgatttttaaccTAAAGAAGACCAAAAGCTATCATTCTTTAATTG CCCTTGGCTATGCCCTTCCAACAATGGGTGTGGCAGTTTCCATTATTGTGTTCTTGGTAAGCACTCCATTCTACAGAAACAAATTGCCCCCAGTGAGCCTATTCACCAGGATGGATCAAGTAATTGTAGCTTCTGTGAGGAAGTGGAAGGTACCCGTCCCAGGTGACCCAAAACAGCTGCATGAGCTTAGCCTGGATGAGTACATAGGATCAGGGAAATTCGGAATTGCCTATACCTCTTCACTTGG ATTCCTTGACAAAGCAGCTGTGGAGAGCGGTTCAAGGTCACTGTGGATGCTATTCCCTGTGACCCAAGTTGAAGAAACCAAGCAAATGATTAAAGTGCTTCCTGTATGGGCTGCTACTTTCATACCTAGCACCATTTTAGCTCAAGTGCACACCCTGTTCATCAAACAGGGAACTGTCTTGGACAGGAGCATGGGACCCCATTTTGAAATCCCTCCAGCGTGCCTCACAGCTTTTGTAACCATCTCCATGTTGATAAGCCTAGCCATTTATGACCGTTACTTTGTGCTGATGGCTAGGCATTACATGAAAAGACCGAGAGGAATTACATTGCTGCAGAGAATGGGAATTGGGTTTATGTTGCATGTTATTGTAATGATCACAGCCTGCTTAGCAGAAAGGAAGAGGCTTAGTGTGGCAAGAGAACACAACATAATTGGTAAAAATGAGGTAGTTCCTCTCAGTATATTTATTCTACTCCCTCAGTTTGTTTTGATGGGAGTTGCTGATAACTTTGTGGAAGCAGCGAAGATAGGGTTTTTCTATGACCAAGCACGAGAAGGAATGAAGAGCCTAGGGAATTCATACATCGCCACCTTCTTGGGAATTGGGAATTTCCTTATTAGTTTTCTCCTATCAACAGTTTCTAAAATCACCAAGAAGCATGCATAA